Part of the Bacteriovorax stolpii genome, GCTAGTTTATCTGCGTATTCTTTTGAAAGGATACTCATAAAGCTCATGGCCATATTGGCGATGAACGGAGCGTCTGGCTGAGCAAGTGTGATTTGCACTTTGTATGGATCAAGAACTTTGATGTCTTTGATTAACGTTCCCATTTCCATTCCATCGAAGTACTCGTACTTTCCGCCACCAACATTGTGGTAAGGGTGAGACTTGTTTCTTTGTCTTTCAATTGAAAACACTACATCCTCAGCATTGAACTCACGAGTTGGAGTGAAGTATTTAGTCGTGTGAAACTTTACACCTTTTCTCAGAGTGAAAGTGTATGTCTTCTTGTCTTTTGAAACTTCCCATGAGCTGGCAAGAGCAGGAACAACTTTTGTGCTTCCAGCTTCAAATTCTACAAGTCTGTTATAGATGTTTGCCGATGAGGCAGTGATTGATGTCCCATCTGTGACTAACTGTGGGTTAAATGAACTAGGTGAGCCTTCAGAGCAGTAAACAAAGTTCTTTGCCTGTACTTGTGCTCCAAAAGATAACGATAACGCTAAAAATAGAAGTGCTTTCACATTCCCTCTTTGGTTTTTGGTGTGGTTGATTAATAAAAGGTAATGATAATTGTTTAATAACATATCCTTTCTGACAACTTTTTTAGTCGTTTTTTAGGTAAAATTTTGTTCTTTTCTTCTCAAGAACTCCGATAAAAGACCGTAAGCATAAGCTTACATTTTCTGACACTAGGGCATGCTAGGATTAGCTTTTAATGAGTATTTTAACTTCCACCAGTCTTTCTAAGAAATTGACCTTGTCGGCACTGGCGCTGACTGCGGGCTCGATTCTTCTCATTACGTCGGTGGTGTATCTGACAGTGCTTTCCTTCGGAGAAAACTTCCTGGAAAACGAATTGGAAGAGAAGTCGGAGTTCATTAAAAAGGCCCTGACGGAACCCATCTGGACCTATGACCAGCACCAGATTGAAGAGGTGGGGAATTCTCTCTTAATCGACAGCAAGTACACTTATATTACGGCGCTTAAGATTGAGACGAATGAGCACAGCACATTATTTGAAAAAGGGATTAACAATATCGCTTCTTTTGGCCTGGCAGAGAAGCTTCCATACACAAAAACGAAGACCATCAAGCTTTTTAAAGGCAAGCAGTACATTGCGACTATTTCCATTGCCATGACCAATGAAGGATACATCGTCGCTATTAGAAATCAGCTGGGGCTGATTCTTGTGGTGTCGCTTTTAATGCTTCTTTTGGTTTCCCAGCTTGTTCGTTTTTATTACAACCAGACACTAACATCGCCTTTGAATAAAATCCTAAAACAGGTTCACCGTTTAGAGAATGAAGACTATCGCATGGTGATGGAAGAAGGCCTTCCGGATGAGCTGGAAACCGTTTCGCGTGCCCTGAATCAGGCCGCCAGCATGATTGAAAAACGCAACAACGACATCATGTACTATACCAATGATTTAGAAAAACTGGTTCAAGAGCGAACGGCCGAACTTGAAGACCAGATGAGTAAAAACCTCAATACGGCCCGCCTGGCAGCTGTAGGGGAAATGGCCGCTGATGTGGCCCACGAAATCAATAACCCGCTCACCGTTATTGACTTACATATTAACAAATTAAAAAAACACGAATTGGACTATAACCTTCCTCCGGAAGCTGCCCAATCAGTGACCAAAGTGCAGGCGATGGTTAAGAGAATTGCCAAGATCATCAAAGGGCTAAAGTCTCTTTCCCGCGATGGAAATGCTGACCCGAAGGTGCCTTTTTCTATTGTGAGTATGATTGAAGATGTGAAGATGCTGGTTGAGATGAAAATTAAATCCCATGATATTAATTTTGATATTTCAATTGATGATCACTCACTGATGGCCGAAGGGCGTGAAGTCCAAATCTCTCAAGTGTTGGTTAATTTAATTGGAAACGCCGTCGATGCTATTATTCATTCTCCCGATGCCCGCTGGATCACATTGGCAGTTAAAGACAGGGGAGACATGATTTATTTCTATGTCACAGACAGTGGTAATGGTATTCCCGAAGGGCTGCAGGAAAAAATCATGCGTCCCTTTTTTACGACGAAAGAGCTTAACAAGGGAACCGGTCTTGGACTTTCTATTTCCAAGGGAATTATCGAAGAGCATGAAGGGATATTGGAATACAATGATCGCTCCATGAATACACAATTCATTTTTACGTTAAAAAAAATACAAGCGATTCAAAAAAGCGCGTGAGGAGATTATGGTTAAACCACTCTCTCTTATCCTTTGTCTGATTTTAAGTTTTTCTTTGCAGGCCAAAGATAAGGTGATTTCTATGCGCTCTGATATCTGGTGCCCTTATGCCTGTGATCCAAAATCCGACCACCCGGGATTTATGGTGGAAATCGCCCGTGAAGTGTTTAAGAAAAAAGGCTATACGATTGACTACGATGTAATGAACTGGGCGCGCGTTCTCTCTGATGTAAAAATCGGAGAGTATGATGCCGTCATTGGCGCCAGCCGCGCAGATGTGAGAGAGTTTGTGATTCCTCAGGTTCCCACTGGTATCCTAGTGAATTATTTCTGGGCACTTAAAGACAGCAGATGGAGCTACAAAGATGAAGGCTCTTTGGATTACGTATCCGTAGGAACCGTCAACGATTACAGCTATGGCGACGAAATTGATAAGCTGGTTAAGAAAAAACACAAATCGATTAAAGAAGTTTCTGGAGAGTCTCCATTATTGAGATTGATTCAGATGACAGAGTCTGGAAGGCTCATGGCCTTTGTGGAAAATCCACTCGTGCTTGGCTACAACATGAAAAAGTTAAATAAAGATAAAAAGATCTTTAAAGCAGTCAGTAAAAACCTGGCAAATGACCCCGATCTTTTTATCGCTTTTTCTCCGTCCAACCCCAAGTCTAAAGAGTATGCAAAGATTTTGGATGAGGGGATGGAAGAGTTAAGAAAGAGCGGTAAATTAAAAGAGATACTTCTACGATATGGCCTGAGTGATTGGGCCGGATAGAAATAAAAAGGCCTCCGAGATGGAGGCCTTTTTTATATGCATTTTAAGAGAAATTACTTTAGAGCTTCGCGAAGCTTAGAAGAGGCCCAGTCCATCGTCCAAACGATAGCAGCAATCAGGATAACCAGCATACCTACTTCATTCCAACGTGCTTGACCTTGGTATTGCATTAGAAGGTTACCGATACCACCACCACCAACAAGACCGATGACTGTCGCCATACGAACGTTGATGTCCCAACGGTAGATCGTGTATGAAAGGTATGGAAGAACGATTTGAGGTACAACCCCGAACCATACGATCTGGATTGGGTGAGCACCTGTTGCAGTGATCGCCTCAATTGGACCGTCGTCGATTGATTCAATTTGCTCAGAGTACTGTTTAGTAAGTGAAGCAATTGAGTGGATACAAAGAGCAAGCATCCCTGAGAAAGGTCCGATACCAACCCAGACAGAGAAGATAATCGCCCAGACTAGTGGCTCGATAGAACGAGAGATGTTTAAGAAAGCTCTTAAAGCGTTGTAGCAGAAGAATAGAACTGGGTTAGAGTTCATAAGGTTTCTTGCTGCGAAAAATCCTAATAGGAAAGCGATAGGAATAGCCACTGCAGTGGCAATGAATGCCATGTAGATTGTTTCGATCGCTGCGAATAGACCTTCTTCAAAGATTCCCCAGTTCGGGTTGAAAAGTGCTTTAAAGATACGTTTAGCTCCTTCAAGACCACTTTCAGAAAGGAATTCTTTTAGTGACACCTGAGAAGAGTAGAAACCCGTAATGAATGTTAAAAGGATAAGCAGGTATCCAATCCATGCAAACGGTTGAGACGTCGGGCTTTCGTTTTCGTCGTACTTTAGTAGTCCGAACATTCCGCGACCTAGAGAGAATTTTGTAAAGAATAATACTGCCGCAATGGCCAGACCAATATAAAGAGCGAGTAGCGGCTGGTTCCATGTGAACTCTGGGTAGCGCTCATCAATAATGATCTTCTCGTAAATAACTTTATAAGCGACAAGTGCCATGTAGGCCCATGCTAATGTATCAAGAACGTAAGCTTTAAAGCTTTGAACGTATTTGTTTGGTGTTTTGTGCGTTTTTTGTTTCATTATATTTATCTCGTGATCGTAAATTAGTTAATTGTTACTTCTACAGCGTCTTCGCCGTAAATAGTTTTGAACCATTCTTCGTTGATCTCTAACGGTTTCCCGTCGTAGATCATCTTTCCGCCTTTAAGTGCCACTACACGGTGAGCGTACTGACGAACAAGTGAAAGGAAGTGCAGGTTACAAATAACTGTTACACCTAGTTCTTCGTTAACCTTTTTCAGGTATTGCATAACTGAGTGTGATGTCGCCGGGTCAAGTGAAGCCACCGGTTCATCAGCTAGTAAGATTTTTGGATTTTGCATAAGTGCGCGAGCGATCGCTACACGTTGCTGTTGACCACCTGAAAGGTTGTCAGCTCTGTTTCTCTCTTTTCCTTTAAGACCTACGATCTCAATGTACTTTTGGGCCAGAGCACGAGTCTCTGGAGAGTGGATTCCGAAGATGCTTGCCAGGATTCCTGTGCGAGACAGGTTTCCAGAAAGCACGTTTTCCATAACTGTTTTTCTAGGAATAAGATTGAAATGCTGGAAAATCATTCCGATTTCCGATCTGATTTTACGAAGCGCCTTTCCTTTAAGTTTTGTTGTATCTGTCCCATGGAAGACAATTTCCCCGCCTGTCGGGTCGTGAAGGCGGTTAATACATCTAAGCATAGTAGATTTACCAGAACCTGATAAACCGATAACAACTAAAAATTCCCCTTGAGGCACACTGAAAGAGACATTCTTCAGGGCGTGGTGGCCGTTCGGGTAAACCTTTTCGAGTCCTTTGATTTCTAACATATCAATCTATTCCTATATAAATGAGTTCAAAAAAAAAGTTCAGTTAATTACTTAACTAGAGCACCAACGTCTACGTTAGCAGCTTTAATAACTGCGCGAAGAGAGTCGTAGTCCTTGTTTGAAGCAGGTACGATTCCGTCGATAGCGTAGATGTTTTTGAAAGTCGTTTTTCCTTCTTCAGTTGAAAGGTACTTGTTAAGAGCAGCAACGATCTTAGTAGTGATTGCTGGATCGATTCCTTTTCTGAATACGAATGGGTCGTTAGGAATTTTGTCAGTGATTTTTAGAACTTTTACTTTTTGCTCAACGTCTGGGAATTGAGTCATAACTCTCTCTTGCGTCTTTGATTTTTCCATCGAAAGCATCAGAGTAGAAAGCTGCACCAGCATCAACCTGACCTTGGTAGATCATAGTGATGACGTTGTCGTGCTTTTGAGCAAACATTGTGTTTCCAAGTTGAACTTTAGCATCTTTGAAGATTTTTAGCGGGTAAAGGTATCCAGAAGTTGAAGAAGCGTCTGTGAAGGCGAATTTCTTTCCGTTTAGGTCTTTAAGGTCTTTGATTCCAGACTTTGCAGAGACGTAGATCGCTCCAGCGTAGTAGTCTTTTCCGTGGCGAAGAGCTTTAAGTTTAGCTTCTGCTCCGAATTTTGTATTAGCAAGTAGGTAACCAAAAGAGTTCATAACCGCAACGTCAGCACGGTTTGAACCGAAAGCTTCTACTACAGCGATGAAGTTAGATGGAATCCCAGACTTGAAGTAAAGTCCTGTTTCTTTTTCCATGAATTTCAGGAAAGAAGTTGAGTTTGTAGCAATTGTGTTGGCATCAACAGAAGGCGTGAAGAAAATTTTAACTGGGTTATCGCGAGTACCTAGTTTGTCTTCGGCCATAGCAACAGTAGACACAGCAATCAGTAAAAGGCCCACTAACGGTCTTTTCAAGAACTTCATGAAAATCTCCTAGAATAAAGAATTCAACAGTTTATATTAAAAAATGATGGGTCAAACTAACATAGAATATTAGATTTGGTTAGTCAGGAATTGATTTTATTGGCCGTTTTTTGAAAAGATGTTACTTTTTACAGTGAAGAGATCTTATTTGAGAGGATGTTGCAGTGAGTAAGAAGACTGTTTTTTCAATGCTGGCGCTTACGATGGCCTTAACGACGAGCACATTTGCGGAGATTAAAACCTATCAATCCACAGACAACACAGGCCTAAATAAGAAAGAGCAAATCGATAACCTTGAGCGCTACTTGATGGAGTTGTCGGGCTCTTTGAAAAATATGGAGGCCAAACTGGATGCCAACGCCATAAAAATTAAAACTCTTGAAGATATCGTCAAGGCCATCAGAGAGCAGGATATCAAAAAAATCCAGGATCAATTAGGAGAGAAAAAAACAGATTCTCCCGCCGCAGCTCAAGCAGCTCCGGGACCTACGATGCAAGAAATGGATAAATTAAAGGCGGATATTTTAACGCTTAAAAATGAAGACATCGAGAAGGTTCAGTCAGATATCAGAAATCTTAATTCATCAGTAGAGTATATTCAGAAAATGCTAAAAATCGGGCAGAAATAACTCCTGCCCGACCCACTTATTTTTTAGAACTTAACTTGACCAACAGCTAGTGAAAGCGTCGTTGCTTCTTTTGAAGCGTACACGAAGTATCCAACAGCTTTGTTGTCAACGTTAGTTGAAAGAATTGATCTCGAAGTTAATAATTCACTTGGGTCAAGTGAAAGCTTAGTGCCTTTTACTTCAACGTTAGCATTCAGGTAAAGGTATCCATTGAATGGAGAAAGCCATACACCAACAGATGTGTAGTCAAAGGGAGCTTTTACTGGAAGAGCGATAGCGCCTTCAAGTGAAAGTGAAGCGTATAGGTTTGTGCTTCCTGCGAATTTTTCCAGGTTTGTTTCACATGTCTCATCGTCAGACTGGTGAGTGATTGAAGCAAAAACTTTTTTCGTGATGTTTTTTGTCCATCCAGTGTTTTTGTCAGCAAGTTTGAAATTCATTTCACCAACTTCAAAATTAGCAGTTGTGACACAGAAAAGATCGTTGTCATCGCGGTGAGTGCTGAAAGAGAGAGTTGTTTCAGAAACTGTTTTTTTAGCGCTTAGGTTAACTGTCATTTCATAAAGACCTGCGTTTGTGTTTGCGTAAGTATTTGTGAAATCCAAAGTTGCTTTTTGTTCAAAAGCAAATGAACTAATTGACGTTAAGAGTAGGGCCAGTGAAAGCATAGTTTTCATGAGTGTCTCCTTACAGGGTTGTTTTGGCCGATTTATGCCAGTTTTACAAACGACTCTCAAGTTATGATTGTGTTAGGTTTTCGTTTTGAAGAAGCATTTAAAGAAGCGTTATTGGATATTAGAAAGAAAGTAGGTCTGCACTTCTTCAATGCCTACGGCCTGCATTTTCTCACTGGCCGCATTCATTTGGGAGCTGACCATCTCAAGAAAAATGCCCATATTTTTATAAGCACTCATCACTTCTTCTGGTGAAATTTTAAAGGGAGGTCCGTAATCATGTGGCCCCTGATGATCAATAGCACCTAAAAAAAGAATGGTGTGTTTATCAATGAGAGTCGACATGTGGGCGTAGTAAGCGGGCCTGTTTTCCTGATTAAAAACCACCTGACTGGCGCGGTCATACATGACATCAAAAGGGATATGGTTTTTATAGTCAAAAAAATCTCCGGCATAAAACGTGATGTTTTGGCCAGAATAGGTGTGATCTTTTTTAGTGAAAGGGATGTTATTTTCATTGAAGAAGGCCATGACCGCGCCTTCATAAAATTCAATGGCCGTCACATGTGCGCCTTTTTCCAGGAAAAAAAGAATGTCGTTAGTCTTCCCGGCAAGAGGAATGAGAACTGTTTTATTCTTCAGGTCGATATCTCTAAAAAAATGAACCATCGCCTGGTTGTAGTCTTTCTGGTGAAAGCGGATCACGCCTTCTTTCCAGACGTCACTCCAGAATTCTTTAGGTGTAGGGGGCAGGGTATTATCACTCATGCCCCTAACGTAACTTAAGATTATTGAAATGTAAAAAAGCCTTCAAACTCTTGCGCGGAGATGACGCTTTTATCGACTACAACTTTTGTGACGTCTGAAATTTTTGGATCTACGCGGTCACTTGAGGCGGCAACAGCGATTTGTTTGCAATCGCCCTTCATCACGATTCCTGATGGGTGAATAAAACCCGCAAGCCTTGCTAATGAAAGTTTTGAACCAGCTCCTGTCAATTCCCCCATGCGAACTTGAAAGCCCTGCTTTTTTAATTCCTCAAGGCTGTGCTGATCGATGGCAAAAGCACTCGTCATGGAAGAGACCACAAAAAGAAGAGAAAGAATGATTATTTTCATTGGAGCACTCCTGTATTGGCTTCATTTAAAGGCGTTGGGCCCATGACGTCTGAGACGATGAGGGCGAAATAGGGAAGATCCCCTTGAAGGGATTCGGTATTCATTACATCATAAATTTTTTTGACGGCATCTTTTTCAATTTCTTTTATTTTTTTGATTCCTTCTTCACTCATGCCTTCAGAAAGCGAGTAGAAAAGGTTTAAACCACTTTTTACGTCACATGGTTTATAGAGATCAACCAAGGCGTGGCTTAGTTCGTGGGCCAGGGCAAGGTCGACTGAGAAATTTTTTTCTCTGGCGTGAAGCCTCTCATCTTTGTCATTTTTTAAGATCCAGTTTTTATCGATGAGGTCGATGAGTTTTCTCAATCCCACCAGGCCAAAAGCATTTTTGACATCATCAATGCTCGTTCCATTTTTGTTGGCGGCCATTTTATAGATCAGGTAGCAGAATTTATCTTGAAACACCGTATTTAAATCTGCGCTCATTTCATGTGTTGAAGATTTCTCATCAAAGATAAATTGATCAAAACATTTATTGAGCAGATCGGCGATTGGGCCTTCTACAAGTTTTAAGATTTTTGAGATTTTTCTTTCTTTTAATAGGTAAGAGGTAAGGGCCAAAACAGTGTGAGGAGCAAGCTCGCTTCGTTGCTCCTCCTGCATGAGTCGTCTCATCGTCGTGGCCGGAACTCCACTTCGTTGTGCCAGGGCATTGAGTGTCAGGCCCGGGTGTTTATCCAGGTAAGCCGCAGTCATGCGTCTGAGCTCCTGGTTAACTGAGAAAGATGAATGTGAATGTTCTGAAGTTGTTTCATTCATATTTCTTGGTTGTAACAGTTGAATAAAAAAAGCAAAACAAAAATCACTGAGAAGTAGGAAAGAGTTAGGTCTAGAGAATCAACTGGCGCCATTAAGACACCAGCTGACCATCAATAGTTTTAGATACAAACTTGTTGTGTGCGCCCGCCAACTCTGACTAACCGACAGTTTCTCCCTGGTTGAGTTTGTGGCTGCGAACCACACGATGAAGTGAGCGCTCTAAGTCTTAGCCCACCTTTAATATCAGAGGTATCCATTGTAATACTTCCCTGAGACTGGGATTCAAAACCAGCGAGGATTTGGCTACTTAATGTATGTTGTAGCCTGATTGAAACGATATCTGTCGCCGATCCACGGGCACACTGTGAAGGAATGGCAATGGATTTTAAAGCAGACACTGTAAAATCTTCCTCCTGATTAGAAAAAGTATTAAACCACGATCTTTCGGCCAGCGTTTCAGGGTTTCTGCTCCCCACTGATTCTGTTCCCAGACCTGATTTACTTACGAGAAAACTTTTAAAGCTTCCCTGAACACCTCTGTCTAATGTCGTAAAGCCGCGCATATCGTAAGCGACTTCTAAAGCATCGAGTTTGACACCCGCTGGGACTTTAACATCTAAAAAAATATTACAGTTAAGAGTGGAGATGTTGCGCGATACTTTTGGCCCGGCATTTAAAACAGGAACGCGCGATTCAAATTGAGAAAAAATTAGACTGGCGCTGCTCGCGTCTGGAGCAAGAACAATAGTTGTTAGTTCACTTGGGCAACCAACACCACCTACGCGAATGTTTTGCAGTTTAAAGTCGGCCGCATATAAAGATGTGGCAGTCGTGAGTGAAAGAAAAGACAGTGCTGTGATTAATGTTTTCATAGGCCCCCCTATGTTTCTATATGTAACGGATGGTGGAGTTGCTTTCAATGCCAAACTGCGTGTGAATCTTTTTTGTCCGCCAGCTGGCGATGATATGATTTTCTAAAAAACCACGTGGCGGTCAAACTCAAAGCTCATGCATTTTGAACTATCTTTCGAAAAAAATATCCATTAAAAAAATTAAATACGAACAAAAAAGTTCGTTTCCATTGAGGGGGAAAAAATTTATGACAAACAAGAAACTTCTGGGACTCTGTCTTTCACTTATGACTCTTTCATCTGTGGCCATGGCCGATCTTAACGACATCAAGCTTGGTGTTCCAGGATATGGCGGGAACGGGTGTCCAGCTAACTCTGCTTCTGTTACACTAAGTGAAGACGCAAAATCACTTTCAATCATCTTTGATCAGTTTATTGTTGAAGCTGGAGGGATGAACAAACAGACAGAGCGAAAAACCTGTAATATTGCCATTCCAGTTCACGTGCCACAAGGATACAGCGTTTCAGTTATCGACGTCGACTACCGCGGGTACGTTTCACTTCCATCACAGGCCTCTGCGCGCCTTACTGCTGAATACTTCCTGGCCGGATCTCTGGGACCTCGCTTCGATAAAACTTTCCTAGGCCGCACAGATACAGATTACACATTTAAAAACGTGATCGGGATCAACGCGCAAGTTTGGTCACCATGTGGAGCTGACACAATTTTACGTGTAAACGCGGCGATGCTGGTAAAGACAAACCGTTACATGGATGAAGCGATGGCAACTGTGGACTCTGCTGACTTTAAAGCGGGGATTTTATACCAATTGCAATGGAGAAGATGTTCTCTATAGTTGATAATGATTCTTCCAAAGAAAAAAGGCTTCCTTCGGGAAGCCTTTTTTTATGCCGTTAAAACGTAAATCACATCTAAGATATCTATTCTCGGGACAATCATCCCTTTGCTCGCAACATGAAAAACCGCTCGTGGAATCATGAGTTCGCGATTGTAAATCTCTCGTAATTTTTTCGTTTGAATCTTGTCTTCTTCTAAACTTGGAGGAAGTTTTAAAATCCTCTCCAGGCGCCCGATAAAAAGCAGGCACTGGTCGTTGAGATAAGGTGGAAGGTGATCTTCAAACTTCTTAAATTCACCCAATAAATTCGCCAGAACTTGTGGATGAGATTCATATAAATACTGAGCGATTAAAAAGTAAAACTCAGCAATTTTTCTTTCCGGGTAGTGTTCTAAATGGTCAATGGCCATTTGTAGGTAATGATAAATCGCCTGCGAATCATGGGCATCAAATCCTTTTTGCGCTTCCATCATTAAGTGAAGCCCTGTGTGGTATTCAGGGTCGAAGTTAACAGCTTTTTTAAGCTTGTGAGGGGATTGTTTTGCTCGTCCAAAAGAATCGCTGATCTCGATAATATCGGTGTTAAAAATTTTGGGAGCTGGCCCGCCTAAATAAAGCGCGCGTCCTGCGCTCGGATTCATCGTCATAATTGAAAGACTCGTTGATGTGACGTTGTCGAGTTCATAGTCTTTAAAGTTGCGCGAAGTAATCTTTTGATCCAGGGGCGTAGACATCAGTTGGATAAGTTCAGCTTCAGTTGGTTGTGTTTTTTTCTTGTTTAAGAAGTTGTGAATCTTCTTAGTCGCAATGCTCTCTCTCATCAGGTTGTATTGGTCAAAACCTAAGGGTAGAAATTGTCTTTGGTTGAGTGATTTATCTTCCAGGTGATTACAGAAATAAAGAATTCCGGTTTCTGGCACTTCTAGTTCATTGATAAAAGGTTTATCGCCGTGAAGGTCGCAAGCGAGAACCTCACCATTTTTAAAAGTCATGTATAAACACCAGGTCGTAATCGTCTGGTGGGAGTTGATAAACTCCATGGCCGATTTTTTATCGCGGGCCACTTTTGTCAGCGCAAAGATGTATTCAAAAATCGACATACCTTTCGGGTTAAAGATATTGGTGAATTTCTGGTGCAAGGCCAGGGTGATTCCATCTTCAGTCATCAGTGTGATGGAAGGATAGGGAATACCACTTGCTCCAAAACCTAACATTTTAGGCATGCCAGTCAGGTCGTAGGAAATAGCGCGCTCATAACGATCGTACGAGCCCTGGAGAGGGAAATCAAGGATGCGTCCATGGACGACTTCGCCTTCCGGGTTTCTTAGCATAAAACTCGAGCAGCCCAGGTTCCCTTTGATAAATCCCGGGGCCCATT contains:
- a CDS encoding sensor histidine kinase, which codes for MSILTSTSLSKKLTLSALALTAGSILLITSVVYLTVLSFGENFLENELEEKSEFIKKALTEPIWTYDQHQIEEVGNSLLIDSKYTYITALKIETNEHSTLFEKGINNIASFGLAEKLPYTKTKTIKLFKGKQYIATISIAMTNEGYIVAIRNQLGLILVVSLLMLLLVSQLVRFYYNQTLTSPLNKILKQVHRLENEDYRMVMEEGLPDELETVSRALNQAASMIEKRNNDIMYYTNDLEKLVQERTAELEDQMSKNLNTARLAAVGEMAADVAHEINNPLTVIDLHINKLKKHELDYNLPPEAAQSVTKVQAMVKRIAKIIKGLKSLSRDGNADPKVPFSIVSMIEDVKMLVEMKIKSHDINFDISIDDHSLMAEGREVQISQVLVNLIGNAVDAIIHSPDARWITLAVKDRGDMIYFYVTDSGNGIPEGLQEKIMRPFFTTKELNKGTGLGLSISKGIIEEHEGILEYNDRSMNTQFIFTLKKIQAIQKSA
- a CDS encoding substrate-binding periplasmic protein is translated as MVKPLSLILCLILSFSLQAKDKVISMRSDIWCPYACDPKSDHPGFMVEIAREVFKKKGYTIDYDVMNWARVLSDVKIGEYDAVIGASRADVREFVIPQVPTGILVNYFWALKDSRWSYKDEGSLDYVSVGTVNDYSYGDEIDKLVKKKHKSIKEVSGESPLLRLIQMTESGRLMAFVENPLVLGYNMKKLNKDKKIFKAVSKNLANDPDLFIAFSPSNPKSKEYAKILDEGMEELRKSGKLKEILLRYGLSDWAG
- the phnE gene encoding phosphonate ABC transporter, permease protein PhnE, whose translation is MKQKTHKTPNKYVQSFKAYVLDTLAWAYMALVAYKVIYEKIIIDERYPEFTWNQPLLALYIGLAIAAVLFFTKFSLGRGMFGLLKYDENESPTSQPFAWIGYLLILLTFITGFYSSQVSLKEFLSESGLEGAKRIFKALFNPNWGIFEEGLFAAIETIYMAFIATAVAIPIAFLLGFFAARNLMNSNPVLFFCYNALRAFLNISRSIEPLVWAIIFSVWVGIGPFSGMLALCIHSIASLTKQYSEQIESIDDGPIEAITATGAHPIQIVWFGVVPQIVLPYLSYTIYRWDINVRMATVIGLVGGGGIGNLLMQYQGQARWNEVGMLVILIAAIVWTMDWASSKLREALK
- the phnC gene encoding phosphonate ABC transporter ATP-binding protein, producing MLEIKGLEKVYPNGHHALKNVSFSVPQGEFLVVIGLSGSGKSTMLRCINRLHDPTGGEIVFHGTDTTKLKGKALRKIRSEIGMIFQHFNLIPRKTVMENVLSGNLSRTGILASIFGIHSPETRALAQKYIEIVGLKGKERNRADNLSGGQQQRVAIARALMQNPKILLADEPVASLDPATSHSVMQYLKKVNEELGVTVICNLHFLSLVRQYAHRVVALKGGKMIYDGKPLEINEEWFKTIYGEDAVEVTIN
- a CDS encoding PhnD/SsuA/transferrin family substrate-binding protein encodes the protein MTQFPDVEQKVKVLKITDKIPNDPFVFRKGIDPAITTKIVAALNKYLSTEEGKTTFKNIYAIDGIVPASNKDYDSLRAVIKAANVDVGALVK
- the phnD gene encoding phosphate/phosphite/phosphonate ABC transporter substrate-binding protein, translating into MKFLKRPLVGLLLIAVSTVAMAEDKLGTRDNPVKIFFTPSVDANTIATNSTSFLKFMEKETGLYFKSGIPSNFIAVVEAFGSNRADVAVMNSFGYLLANTKFGAEAKLKALRHGKDYYAGAIYVSAKSGIKDLKDLNGKKFAFTDASSTSGYLYPLKIFKDAKVQLGNTMFAQKHDNVITMIYQGQVDAGAAFYSDAFDGKIKDARESYDSIPRR
- a CDS encoding helix-turn-helix domain-containing protein; this encodes MNETTSEHSHSSFSVNQELRRMTAAYLDKHPGLTLNALAQRSGVPATTMRRLMQEEQRSELAPHTVLALTSYLLKERKISKILKLVEGPIADLLNKCFDQFIFDEKSSTHEMSADLNTVFQDKFCYLIYKMAANKNGTSIDDVKNAFGLVGLRKLIDLIDKNWILKNDKDERLHAREKNFSVDLALAHELSHALVDLYKPCDVKSGLNLFYSLSEGMSEEGIKKIKEIEKDAVKKIYDVMNTESLQGDLPYFALIVSDVMGPTPLNEANTGVLQ
- a CDS encoding DUF4360 domain-containing protein, yielding MKTLITALSFLSLTTATSLYAADFKLQNIRVGGVGCPSELTTIVLAPDASSASLIFSQFESRVPVLNAGPKVSRNISTLNCNIFLDVKVPAGVKLDALEVAYDMRGFTTLDRGVQGSFKSFLVSKSGLGTESVGSRNPETLAERSWFNTFSNQEEDFTVSALKSIAIPSQCARGSATDIVSIRLQHTLSSQILAGFESQSQGSITMDTSDIKGGLRLRALTSSCGSQPQTQPGRNCRLVRVGGRTQQVCI
- a CDS encoding DUF4360 domain-containing protein translates to MTNKKLLGLCLSLMTLSSVAMADLNDIKLGVPGYGGNGCPANSASVTLSEDAKSLSIIFDQFIVEAGGMNKQTERKTCNIAIPVHVPQGYSVSVIDVDYRGYVSLPSQASARLTAEYFLAGSLGPRFDKTFLGRTDTDYTFKNVIGINAQVWSPCGADTILRVNAAMLVKTNRYMDEAMATVDSADFKAGILYQLQWRRCSL